The nucleotide window CAAGACCTGCTGCTGACGTCGGGCCGCGAGCGCGGCGCCGGTGACGAGTGAGAACTCGGTCCGGCAGCAGCGACTGAGCTCCATATCGATTGAGCCGCCCGTCACCTGGTGACGGGCGGCTCAACCGGTGTACAGGTTTGCTCGGCGCTGTCAGGCGAGTCGCGTCAGACCCAGTGCGTCGTCCAATCGCTCTGCTGCGTCCGCGTCGCGAAGGGGCTCGGTGTCCGCGTCGACTCCGCGCAACGCCGACACCGAGACGAATCCGTCGGCCACGGCGGCACTGTCGGTGCCCTCGCGGAAGCCGGCATCTCGCAGCACCCGGTTGATCAGCAGTGCGTTCTCGGTGCGTGAGAGTCGAAGGGAGAACATGCTCCTGGCGGCGAGCGAGGTCATCCGGATACCACGGAGATCGGCGAAGTCGACGTCAGGAACATTGACGTTCAACGTCATTCGCGGGGCGTTGGAATCGGCGATCCACCCGACGATGCGCTCGGTCACCGCCGCGGCGGTGTCGTAACGGCTACGCGGGGCGAAGCCGCAACTGACCGCGATGCCCCCGACTCCGGCCACGCGCGCGGCGAGGACGGCCCCGACCGTGCTCGAGAACAGGATCGAGCGTCCGGTGTTGTGGCCCTCGTTGATGCCGCTGACCACGAGCTCAGGCGGCGGTCCGAACGCGCCCGAGCAGAACGCGATCGTCGTCAATGCCGGCGGACAGTCCAACGCGAACACCGGGGTGTCACCGAGTTCGGCGAGCCGGTGCTCGGTCGTGGGAATCAGCGCGCCGTCCTCGATGGTGCCCAACGAACTGCCACTGCCGCTGCGCTCTGAACTAGGTGCGCCGACGACCACCTCGTGTCCCGCCGTGATGAGCGCCGACGCGACCGCGATCAACCCATCGGCGTCGTATCCGTCGTCGTTGGTGACCAGCACTCGCATCAGACTTCTCCTCTCGGCAGCCTGTCATCGCCGGCGTGCCTGCCGTAAATAGTGACTCACTCATCACATCTGTGTCCAGTAGGGACGGAGTGGACGGACGAAATCGCGTGTTTAGACGGGCGACAAGCAGTCACGAGTGGTTGACAACGTGAGTGGTGTCACAGAATAATGTGACACAGCGTTCGCTAACCGCCAAGTCGGCGGTGCGATGCCGGAAGCGGTTCGAGGATTCGGCCGCTGGCCCAAGACGAAACGGAAGGACGCCCGGACACATGACTGCCTGGCCGATCTCGAACGAGACCTCGAAAGTTTTCCCGCTGTACTCCCGCGCCAATGTCGGTGAGATCTTCCCGGACCCGATCACCCCGCTGAACGCTTCCCTCGGGTTCCAGCACACTCTCGAACCCGGATGGCGCGATGCGTTCATCGCGTGCGGGGTGTGGGACGACGACCTCTACGACGACTCGGTCGACTTCAACATCCTTCCGGCCTTCGGGAGCTACCTCTACATCAACATGTCCCTGATGCGCCTGTTCGGTGTGCGGGTACCGGGCATGGGTGCCGAGGCGGTCGACCTGCAGTACTTCGGCGACATGCCGGGCATCCCGAGCTACGAGAGTGAGAAGCGGGACTTCGACCAGAGCCCCGAGTACGAGGCCAAGGCCGGCGCGTGGCTCGCCGAGCAGGTTCTCGGCGCGACCGACCTCGCCGCCTACGACGCCGATCGCGACGAGGTCGACGAGATCCGTCGAAATCGGCCGGACATGAGCACGCTGTCCGACGCCGAGCTGGTCGAGCGGATGAAGTCGTTCGAGACCCTCTTGCGTCGACTCTTCAAGCATCACATCGAGGCGAGCCTGAAGTCCGGTGTCGGGCTCGGTGCCATCGCACAGCTGGCCGAGGCGGTCGGTAAGCCGGAACAGTCCCTCACCCTCGTCGCGGGACTCGGCAACGTCGATTCCGCCGGCCCCTCGCTGCGTATGTGGGATCTCAGCCGTCGGGCTCAGCATCCGGACGTCGCGGCTCTGTTCGACGCAGGCACCAAGGGCCTCTACGCGAAGCTCAGGGCTTCCGAGTCGGCCGCGGTCGCGGAGTTCACCGCCGAGCTCGACACGTTCCTCGCCGACTGGGATTTCCGTGGCCCCGCCGAGTGGGAGATCCGAGCCATCACCTGGGGTGTCGACCCGGACCTGGCCCTTGCAACCATCGATCGAATGCGCGATGTCTCGGATGACGAAGCGCCGGAGGCGAAGTCCGCCGAGCGCGCCGCGCAACGCGATGCTGCAGCAGCGGCGATCCGCGAGATCCTGGCCGCCGACGCGGAAGCCTCCGCGCAGTTCGAGGCGGTTCTCAATGCGTCCGCGTTGTGGATGCGAGGCCGCGAACGAGGCCGAACCACCGCTGCCATGCTCATCCACGAGCTCCGTCTACCGGCTCTCGAACTCGGTCGTCGCTTCGCGGACAAGGGCGCGATCGACACGTCCCGCCAGATCTTCATGGTGTTCGCCGATGAACTGCCGGACTTCCTCGTCAACCCGGAGTCCTACCGGGAGACCCTCGTGGAGCGGGAGAAGGTCTACCTCGAACTCTTCGACCGCACACCACCGTTCGTCGTCGACGGGACCCCGCCGCCGATCAGTGAATGGCCGCTGCGGTCGGAATCGAGTGTCGCAACTGCATCCAGCGGTGACACCATCACCGGCGTCCCGGCCTGCGGAGGCGTTGCACGCGGCCGTGCCCGGGTTCTCACGAATCCCGACGACCCCTCGGCCCTCGAGCCGGGTGACATCCTCGTCGCGCCGATCACCGATCCGTCTTGGACGCCGTTGTTCGTCGCCGCCGCTGCGGTCGTAGTCGACGTGGGTGCGCCCTTCTCGCACGCGGCGATCGTCAGCCGTGAACTGGGAATCCCCTGCGTCGTGTCGGCCACCGAAGCCACCCGGCGGATCACTGACGGAGCCATGGTCGAGGTCGACGGCACCTCCGGCACGGTCACTCTTCTCTGACCGGACTCGGCGCCCCCGAACCCGGGCGGCCCCGACGGACATTTCCGTCGGGGCCGCCCGTCCATCTGATCCGGGTTCGTTCGTCGGCTGATCGTCAGACCTCGCGGTCGGCCAGCTCCCCGGCGTTGCGGGTCCATGCCAGATATCCGACGCCGACGCCGGTGAACCACACGGCGCCGACGAGGAGCGCGATCCGGCCGTCCTGGTCGAAGAACAGCAGCACGAAGACGAGTGCGAGGAAGGCGAGCGCCAGCCATGTGGTGACCGGCGCGCCCGGAACGCGATAGTCGGAGGCGGGCAGTTCGCCGCGCGCGACCTTACGTCGGTAGGCCATCTGGCAGAGCAGGATCGTCGACCAGATCACGATGATCCCGACCGTGGACACCGCGGTGATGTAGGCGAAGGCGTGCTCGGGGTCGAGAACGTTCACCACCACACCGAGGACCATGACGGCTGCGCTCAGGGTGATGCCCGCGGCCGGGACCTTGCGGCTCGACAGCTTGGTCAACTGCTTCGGGGCGTCACCGGTGTGCGCCAGCGACCGCAGCATGCGGCCGGTGGAGTAGATGCCCGAGTTGCACGACGACAGGGCGGCGGTCAGCAGGATGAAGTTGACGATGCCCGCGGCCCCGGGGATGCCGATGTAGGAGAACACCGAGACGAACGGGCTCTGGCCCTCCTGGTAGTCCTTCCAGCTGCGCACCGACAGGATCACGAACAGGGCGCCGACGTAGAAGATGCCGATGCGGAACGGCACCGAGTTGATCGCCTTGCGCAGCGTGACGCGCGGATTCTCGGCCTCGCCCGCGGTGACGCCGACGAGCTCGACACCGACGTAGGCGAACATGACGATCTGCAGGCTGAGCAGTGCGTTGCTGAAGCCGGTGGCGAAGAACCCGCCCTCGTTCCACAGGTTCGAGACCGACGGTCCGACTTCGGGACCGAAACCGGAGATGGGGAGCAGCACGCCGATGCCGACGACGATCATGCCGAGGATCGCGGTCACCTTGATCGTCGAGAACCAGAACTCGGCCTTGCCGAACAGCCCGACGGAGATGAGGTTGGCGGCGAACAGGATGACCAGTGCGACCAGCGCGGTCACCCAGACGGGGATCGACGGCCACCAGTAGTTGATGTACTTGCCGGCGACCGTGATCTCGGCCATGCACGTGGTGGTCCAGACGGCCCAGTACGTCCAGCCCTGGCTGAACCCGGCGAAGCGTCCGAGGAATTCGTCGGCGTATTCGCTGATGCCACCCGAGACCGGGCGGTAGATCAGCAACTCGCCCAGCGCGCGCATGACGATGAAGATCGCGAGTCCGGCGAGGGCGTAGGCCAGGATGAGCGCCGGTCCCGCCTTCTCGATGGCACCGCCCGACCCGTAGAAGAGGCCGGT belongs to Gordonia westfalica and includes:
- a CDS encoding amino acid permease, which codes for MTIEQGAEPGVDEGYERGLTARTVQMIAIGGAIGTGLFYGSGGAIEKAGPALILAYALAGLAIFIVMRALGELLIYRPVSGGISEYADEFLGRFAGFSQGWTYWAVWTTTCMAEITVAGKYINYWWPSIPVWVTALVALVILFAANLISVGLFGKAEFWFSTIKVTAILGMIVVGIGVLLPISGFGPEVGPSVSNLWNEGGFFATGFSNALLSLQIVMFAYVGVELVGVTAGEAENPRVTLRKAINSVPFRIGIFYVGALFVILSVRSWKDYQEGQSPFVSVFSYIGIPGAAGIVNFILLTAALSSCNSGIYSTGRMLRSLAHTGDAPKQLTKLSSRKVPAAGITLSAAVMVLGVVVNVLDPEHAFAYITAVSTVGIIVIWSTILLCQMAYRRKVARGELPASDYRVPGAPVTTWLALAFLALVFVLLFFDQDGRIALLVGAVWFTGVGVGYLAWTRNAGELADREV
- a CDS encoding PEP-utilizing enzyme; the protein is MTAWPISNETSKVFPLYSRANVGEIFPDPITPLNASLGFQHTLEPGWRDAFIACGVWDDDLYDDSVDFNILPAFGSYLYINMSLMRLFGVRVPGMGAEAVDLQYFGDMPGIPSYESEKRDFDQSPEYEAKAGAWLAEQVLGATDLAAYDADRDEVDEIRRNRPDMSTLSDAELVERMKSFETLLRRLFKHHIEASLKSGVGLGAIAQLAEAVGKPEQSLTLVAGLGNVDSAGPSLRMWDLSRRAQHPDVAALFDAGTKGLYAKLRASESAAVAEFTAELDTFLADWDFRGPAEWEIRAITWGVDPDLALATIDRMRDVSDDEAPEAKSAERAAQRDAAAAAIREILAADAEASAQFEAVLNASALWMRGRERGRTTAAMLIHELRLPALELGRRFADKGAIDTSRQIFMVFADELPDFLVNPESYRETLVEREKVYLELFDRTPPFVVDGTPPPISEWPLRSESSVATASSGDTITGVPACGGVARGRARVLTNPDDPSALEPGDILVAPITDPSWTPLFVAAAAVVVDVGAPFSHAAIVSRELGIPCVVSATEATRRITDGAMVEVDGTSGTVTLL
- the surE gene encoding 5'/3'-nucleotidase SurE, with the translated sequence MRVLVTNDDGYDADGLIAVASALITAGHEVVVGAPSSERSGSGSSLGTIEDGALIPTTEHRLAELGDTPVFALDCPPALTTIAFCSGAFGPPPELVVSGINEGHNTGRSILFSSTVGAVLAARVAGVGGIAVSCGFAPRSRYDTAAAVTERIVGWIADSNAPRMTLNVNVPDVDFADLRGIRMTSLAARSMFSLRLSRTENALLINRVLRDAGFREGTDSAAVADGFVSVSALRGVDADTEPLRDADAAERLDDALGLTRLA